In one window of Ruminococcus hominis DNA:
- a CDS encoding 4Fe-4S binding protein gives MDKNKNIISKTLSRFRGWIQAAATLLTNIHLPNLFKGTIYQGNVKTACVPGLNCYSCPAATGACPIGAFQAVVGSSKFKISYYITGFFILMGVLLGRFICGFLCPFGWFQDLLHKIPGKKFSTAKLKPLRYVKYIILVVFVILLPALVTNSLGMGDPFFCKYICPQGVLEGALPLSITNAGIRSALGKLFTFKFSILTIVIILSILFYRPFCKWICPLGAIYSLFNKVSFLKINVDNNKCVGCQKCSKVCKMDVNVVESPNHPECIRCGECIKACPTDALCYKYGFSNKSTKKNTNN, from the coding sequence TTGGATAAGAATAAAAATATAATCTCAAAAACTTTAAGCCGCTTCCGCGGGTGGATACAAGCAGCTGCAACACTGCTTACCAACATTCATCTGCCAAACCTTTTCAAAGGAACTATTTATCAGGGAAATGTCAAGACAGCCTGCGTACCGGGTCTGAATTGTTACTCCTGTCCGGCGGCTACAGGAGCTTGTCCGATCGGCGCTTTTCAGGCAGTGGTCGGTTCATCCAAGTTTAAAATATCCTATTATATAACAGGATTTTTTATATTAATGGGCGTTCTGCTTGGAAGATTTATTTGTGGTTTCCTCTGTCCGTTCGGATGGTTTCAGGATCTGCTCCACAAAATCCCCGGCAAGAAATTTTCCACAGCCAAATTAAAACCTTTACGATATGTAAAATATATTATTCTTGTCGTTTTTGTTATACTACTCCCTGCCCTTGTAACAAACTCGCTTGGCATGGGTGACCCATTTTTCTGCAAATACATTTGCCCCCAGGGCGTATTAGAAGGAGCACTTCCGCTTTCTATCACAAATGCCGGCATCCGAAGTGCACTTGGAAAACTTTTTACATTTAAATTTTCTATCCTTACAATTGTTATCATCCTTAGTATTTTATTTTACCGTCCGTTTTGTAAATGGATCTGCCCTCTTGGAGCGATTTATTCTCTCTTTAACAAAGTTTCATTCCTTAAAATAAACGTGGACAATAATAAATGTGTAGGATGTCAGAAATGTAGTAAGGTCTGCAAAATGGATGTAAATGTAGTCGAAAGCCCAAATCATCCGGAGTGTATCCGATGTGGCGAATGTATCAAAGCATGTCCTACAGACGCACTTTGTTATAAATACGGATTTAGTAATAAATCCACAAAGAAGAATACAAACAATTAA
- a CDS encoding TlpA disulfide reductase family protein: MKFKKLIATTMALSMVLTFSGCTSKSSDADKNSSSTQSSTAATTKNDSSDDLNARLDALYQQENELFAKHQDAWNKFFGLMNKDAAASEMDENYADFLAKTVEANKDSFTEEELDTLNKDIEQIRGIEEEIAKLEKEISASDKSASDKSDSSSSVFSGFAGKDLDGNDVDESLFSKNAVTVVNFWFSGCKPCVAELPELNKLNETLKEMGGEVVGINTETLDDNQDGIKEAKKILEKQGASYRNLTFDSNSELGKYAGNIVAFPTTILVDRNGNIVGEPLLGGIDEQKNYDSLMKQIQSVIDADTASSK, from the coding sequence ATGAAATTCAAAAAACTTATTGCAACAACAATGGCACTTTCAATGGTATTAACATTTTCAGGATGCACAAGCAAAAGCTCTGATGCAGACAAAAACAGTTCATCTACTCAAAGCAGCACAGCAGCTACTACAAAAAATGATTCTTCCGATGACCTCAATGCACGCCTGGATGCTCTTTATCAGCAGGAAAATGAACTTTTTGCCAAACATCAGGATGCCTGGAACAAATTCTTCGGTCTTATGAATAAAGATGCTGCTGCCAGTGAAATGGATGAAAACTATGCGGATTTTCTTGCTAAAACAGTTGAAGCAAACAAGGATAGCTTCACTGAAGAAGAACTTGACACATTAAATAAAGATATTGAACAAATTCGTGGCATCGAAGAAGAAATCGCAAAACTTGAAAAAGAGATTTCCGCTTCTGATAAATCTGCTTCTGATAAATCCGATTCTTCTTCAAGTGTTTTCAGTGGTTTCGCCGGAAAAGATCTTGACGGAAACGATGTTGATGAAAGTCTTTTCTCAAAAAATGCTGTTACAGTTGTAAACTTCTGGTTCAGCGGTTGTAAACCTTGCGTAGCAGAACTTCCTGAACTTAACAAATTAAATGAAACACTTAAAGAAATGGGCGGAGAAGTAGTTGGCATCAACACAGAAACTCTGGATGACAATCAGGATGGAATAAAAGAAGCTAAAAAAATCTTAGAAAAACAGGGGGCTTCTTACCGCAACCTCACATTTGATTCAAATTCTGAACTCGGAAAATATGCCGGAAATATTGTAGCTTTCCCAACTACTATCCTCGTTGACAGAAACGGAAATATTGTTGGAGAGCCATTACTTGGCGGCATCGACGAGCAGAAAAACTACGATAGTCTTATGAAGCAGATCCAGTCTGTTATTGACGCTGACACTGCATCTTCAAAATAA
- a CDS encoding formate/nitrite transporter family protein: MDNHFNTPAEVIDLSIKACENKTRLPLGKMILLGIMAGAFIAFGGATSSTAAHAVENVGVARALAGTIFPVGLMLIVFLGGELFTGNCLIIMDVFDKRVTWGGLFRDLIIVFFSNLIGALCVDILIVFSGNLNYSGGLLGAYTIKVAVGKLAISPVQGIASGILCNILVCLAVLMATSARDIAGKVWAIFFPICAFVVGGFEHCVANMFYIPAGIMAAANPDYVAKAKDAYGITAEQIATLTPLNSLHNFIPVTLGNMIGGMVFVGLPLYLIYKKKWD, translated from the coding sequence ATGGACAATCACTTTAATACCCCTGCCGAAGTCATCGACCTAAGTATCAAGGCATGTGAAAATAAAACCCGCCTTCCACTTGGCAAGATGATTCTTCTCGGCATCATGGCCGGTGCATTTATCGCATTCGGCGGAGCAACAAGCAGCACAGCTGCACACGCTGTAGAAAATGTCGGAGTTGCCAGAGCTCTTGCCGGTACTATTTTCCCTGTAGGACTGATGCTCATTGTCTTTCTCGGCGGAGAACTTTTTACCGGAAACTGTCTTATTATTATGGATGTTTTCGACAAGCGTGTAACTTGGGGAGGACTTTTCCGTGACCTGATTATTGTATTTTTCAGTAATCTGATTGGTGCTCTATGCGTTGACATTCTGATCGTATTCAGCGGAAACTTGAACTATTCGGGCGGTCTGCTCGGTGCTTACACAATTAAAGTTGCAGTCGGAAAACTTGCTATTTCACCAGTTCAGGGAATCGCATCCGGAATCTTGTGTAATATCCTTGTTTGTCTTGCAGTCTTAATGGCTACTTCTGCAAGAGATATTGCCGGAAAAGTATGGGCAATTTTCTTCCCGATATGTGCATTTGTTGTTGGCGGTTTCGAACACTGCGTTGCAAACATGTTTTATATTCCGGCTGGTATTATGGCAGCTGCTAACCCCGACTATGTTGCAAAGGCTAAAGATGCTTACGGCATCACAGCTGAGCAGATTGCCACTCTCACACCACTAAACAGTCTGCATAATTTTATTCCTGTCACACTTGGAAATATGATTGGTGGAATGGTGTTTGTAGGATTGCCATTGTATTTGATTTATAAAAAAAAGTGGGACTAA
- a CDS encoding M23 family metallopeptidase — protein MNNKEKASFWKKRSAAVAVVICFVAVIAGIGTYTFRNSEDKIKQQVKNAQEETKGTEEKSQSVGTSDIVLPEQEANTSDTEEDTDENATDNNENTADNNEDALQETETSASTYNVWFDENSLLEWPASGATLIGYSMDQTVYFPTLEQYKYNPAIIIGGQVGEEIGAAAPGIVSNIEQTAQTGVTVTLDMGNGYTAVYGQLKEVPLQIGDYVGAGELIGYVSEPTKYYSVEGANLYFEVQKDGVPVNPLDFMEG, from the coding sequence ATGAATAATAAAGAGAAAGCTTCATTCTGGAAAAAAAGAAGTGCAGCAGTTGCAGTTGTCATCTGTTTTGTTGCAGTGATTGCAGGTATTGGTACGTATACATTTCGCAATTCTGAGGACAAAATAAAGCAGCAGGTGAAGAATGCTCAGGAGGAAACAAAAGGGACAGAAGAAAAAAGTCAGTCAGTAGGAACAAGTGATATTGTGCTGCCTGAACAAGAAGCAAATACATCTGATACAGAAGAGGATACAGATGAAAATGCGACAGATAATAATGAGAATACAGCAGATAATAATGAGGATGCTTTGCAGGAAACAGAAACATCGGCAAGTACGTATAATGTCTGGTTTGATGAAAATAGTCTTCTGGAATGGCCTGCAAGTGGCGCAACATTAATTGGTTATAGTATGGATCAGACGGTATATTTTCCAACGCTGGAGCAATATAAATATAATCCGGCAATAATCATAGGCGGACAAGTTGGAGAAGAGATTGGGGCGGCAGCACCAGGGATTGTAAGTAATATCGAACAGACTGCCCAGACCGGTGTTACGGTAACGTTGGATATGGGAAATGGGTACACAGCAGTTTATGGACAGTTGAAGGAAGTGCCTCTGCAGATTGGAGATTATGTGGGAGCAGGAGAACTGATCGGGTATGTGAGTGAACCTACAAAGTATTATTCGGTGGAAGGAGCAAATTTGTATTTTGAAGTGCAAAAGGATGGTGTTCCGGTGAATCCGTTGGATTTTATGGAGGGGTAG